The following coding sequences lie in one uncultured Bacteroides sp. genomic window:
- a CDS encoding cyclodeaminase/cyclohydrolase family protein translates to MLADLTIREYLAKTASGNSVPAGGSASAIGAALAASLTEKIANVIVSRQENADIKLQLVNIAECMNALREEFIQCIDRDVDAYNELLAVHKMPEGTNEEKMSRDEQVQKSILIAAMVPFDVAEMTMRMMDLISEVAKLADKRMATDVCTAMSFARSAVISALIIVKQNLIPLNSKQIAHELTKKSHDIENMAIVKEKELLDWFKTLN, encoded by the coding sequence ATGTTAGCAGACTTAACAATAAGAGAATATTTAGCAAAAACAGCAAGTGGAAACTCTGTCCCGGCAGGTGGCTCGGCATCAGCCATTGGTGCTGCTTTGGCTGCCTCATTAACTGAAAAGATAGCAAATGTGATAGTCTCCAGACAAGAAAATGCGGATATTAAATTACAGTTGGTGAATATTGCTGAATGTATGAATGCGTTGCGCGAAGAATTTATCCAATGCATTGATCGTGATGTAGATGCCTATAACGAACTTCTTGCAGTACATAAAATGCCCGAAGGAACCAATGAAGAGAAAATGAGTCGCGATGAGCAAGTTCAGAAATCCATTCTGATTGCTGCGATGGTTCCTTTTGATGTGGCTGAGATGACCATGCGAATGATGGATCTTATTTCTGAGGTAGCAAAACTGGCTGATAAGAGGATGGCGACAGATGTTTGTACAGCGATGTCTTTTGCTCGTAGTGCGGTAATAAGTGCATTAATTATTGTAAAGCAGAATCTAATTCCGTTGAATAGTAAACAAATTGCGCATGAGTTGACAAAGAAGTCACATGATATTGAAAATATGGCAATCGTGAAAGAAAAAGAACTACTTGATTGGTTTAAAACGTTGAATTAA